CTTGCTCAAGAAGTGAGTATGCGAGTATCTCGAAGATACGGCCACCGATACAGATTAATGGCCTTCGCTTAATCAGTCTTAAGTTTCACATGCAAAAACGTCTTTTATATTTCCATTCCTCATGCAAATGAGGCTGGGGCGAATATCTCGTATATCTTCTAATGAGGGAGTGGGGCAAGCATCCGAATGAAGGCTCAGGTAGTCTTCTGGTGCATTCCGGTAATTGCTTTTGCCACGTGCGTGCCGCGGCAGCTGTTGCACGTCGCCCGCAGACGGAGATGCACCCAGGCAGGCATGTATCTGCCGCGGCGCCCTGCACACATGATTATAGATACATGTACGAGATAGAACCTAAGAGATACACACACAGTCGCTTATGCTTATGCTTATGCTTATGTACAAATGTAACTGCGTGTTTGTTTGTGGCAGCGGAAGCACATGGGGGAGCGCCgagcagagagcagagagGAGAGAGCAGAGAGGGCACAGAGGATATACCAGATAGCAGAGCGGTGCAGGATGCGGTGAGGCAACTCCCCTAATCAAATAATGCCATATCCAGACCCAGGCACAAgcaaaggcagaggcagaggcagaggcaggatCTATCTTGATGTTCCTGTTCCTGTCGCTCCTCGGCTTTGTCACAACAAAGGACAAGGCGAGATCCTCACAACAGCTGACAGCTGTTTGCCTGTCGCTGTCTTGTATCTGTGAGTGTctttgtatctgtgtatctgtatatGTGTATCCTTGTGCGCTGTCATTGCCCTGCAGTTGAAGTCCCTTTCTGTCGCTCCCGTCGCTCCGTCTGCTCATCATCATCtcttcgctctctctctctctctctctcgctctctgcgGGTGTCTATCTGTGAGATACACTACTCTGTCAGTGGATTGTGGCGCGTGTCGTCTGCTGGCAGGAGTTGAAGTTTTAATGCCGCTTTAAATTTTCCAACTGACATCTCGCCACCAGGCCAGCGGGACAGCTGTCCAGCGCCTGTGCCCGACCGCTCGGCTAATCCCTTTGAcagccagctccagctccagctccagcctcAGCCCCAGTCCCTGCCTGACCCCCCGCTGAGCATCGCCCACCCAGTGAAactttgatttgattttggccTGCGCCTGCCTCTGTCCACGGCTGGCCGAAACTCAATTAAATTTCCCAGCACAGGACAAAGAACAATCTGCGGGAGCTCTGCTCCGCCAGGATATGGCTATGCATATGCACTGCCGGCACATGAGGATATGTGCATGCAATTTGCATAGGGACTCACACAGGATAAAATACGGTGGAGATATGGGATCTCCCTGGCGTGCCACTGAAACGTAACGGTCGCTGCCGAGGGGTGGGGCATCCGCGAGCTCCGCAGGGAAGGTTTTCGCtgtacaaacacacacacgcacacacacgcacacacacgcacacacacaaagagcAGAACGCCGAAATTCGAGGGGAGAATGGCAGTCGTGGTAGTCGAAGTAGTTATGTTATGAGTTGGTAAATAAGAATTATACGAGTAGTGCTGATAAAGAGACCTCGCCCAGGGAATgccggctgcggctgcggctgctccTGCCTTTCGATTCGTTTCAACCCTcgtcggatcggatcggagcggagcagaagcaggagcagatgtttctgttttctgtttctggCCTAATGGAACGCGCCAAACGGAACGCACAACAGGCATTGTACGGGTGTCTCGGCAGAGCTCCTCTATATGTGTATTACGAGTAAATGGATAAATGGCTGAATGGGGGGGGAGGGTGCGCGGTCGGGCACGATCCACTCGACTGCGCGCCTGCGCAGGAAGTCGAGGAGCCGACGTTTGCCCAGTTCTAGCTTCAGTCGAGTCGCAGTTGTCGTCGCGAGCGGATCGGAAACAGCAAGAGACGGATCCCGGCAGAGAAAAGTGAACCCTAGAAAGTGTACAGAGAATAAGTGAAGTGAAACGCACCCCAAGACCCTACACCCTAGACCCTAGACCCTAGAGCTGAGATCCAGTACAGTGCACAGAACACAGATCATGTCGCAGCACAACTACACGAACCCCGCGTTCTGCCAGAACAGCGAGTTCTATCCGGTGCCCAGCAGCGGCaagggcagcggcagcagtcgGGTGGAGTCCATCTACAACCGCAGTCTGCAGCTGAACTTCGGCGCCGTCCCTCGGCCAGCCCATGTCGCGCCCTCGCCGAGTCGCGATCCCCGCGAGGGTCCCCTGCGGATGCAGCGTAGCATGTCCACGCGATCGGTGACGcggaaacagcagcagcagcagcagacacagAACTACCAGCAGCAGAAGCCgaagcagctgcaacagcagcagcagcagcaacaatctTCAAGTGGTCGCTATGCCCTGGTGCCTCTGGAGGAGCTCAACGTGAGCAGAGCCAGCCGGTACGCCATAGTGCCCGGACAGGCGGCCCAGCGACTGGCCAGATCCCAGGACAACCTCGATCGCTATGGATCGCGATACGGACTGCAGTCGGACGAGGAGCCGCACTCCTTCCACGAGGAGCCGCACCAGGAGACGCAGTTTGCGAGCCTGCCGCCAATGCTGAATGGCCTGCCTCCGAAGCAGAACGCCAGCCAAGGACAACAGGGACTGCAGGGACAGCAGGGACAGACGAAGATCAAGCACGCCTTCAGCAGCGACTTCGGCAGCAAGACGTTCCTCATCGTGGACAAGAACAGCAACCAGCGGTACCAGATGGTGCCCACGGCCGAGGACGAGGAGCTGGTGGACGAGAACCAGGAGATCATCCAGATGCACAACGGTCGAGCCCATCGGTACGCGATGATACCGACGGACGCCGACGAGGAGGAGCTGGCCGAGGAGGAGTCCTCGATaatgctgcagcagcaggagacGTGCCTCACCACCACGGAGCTGAGTCA
This region of Drosophila miranda strain MSH22 chromosome 2, D.miranda_PacBio2.1, whole genome shotgun sequence genomic DNA includes:
- the LOC108155851 gene encoding putative uncharacterized protein DDB_G0271606; translation: MSQHNYTNPAFCQNSEFYPVPSSGKGSGSSRVESIYNRSLQLNFGAVPRPAHVAPSPSRDPREGPLRMQRSMSTRSVTRKQQQQQQTQNYQQQKPKQLQQQQQQQQSSSGRYALVPLEELNVSRASRYAIVPGQAAQRLARSQDNLDRYGSRYGLQSDEEPHSFHEEPHQETQFASLPPMLNGLPPKQNASQGQQGLQGQQGQTKIKHAFSSDFGSKTFLIVDKNSNQRYQMVPTAEDEELVDENQEIIQMHNGRAHRYAMIPTDADEEELAEEESSIMLQQQETCLTTTELSQQFAARTSTPQQRNAAAATRALHELLTTPRKMQPPPRLAHSTPRNAAHHEQLQLERRLQLYQSQQILSQVAPAPPPPTLPLRLNRLSPQRLHYETVKAAPAPLADRSMAVISPRVQEQERDLEQDMSSIQGKPQNNNSYPQKLANATITLAIVSLMLVLGSTMNAGLIIYMIAHFGKSFYLQFGLVASFCGVGLGFLGFRSRHCEWLPNRSYTSGYILVTVFCLFKSCGLLVILVLDPFPGLPLHDVTTGVILGLSTFTMFFIGLGVMGSLWCYRPPPDNRVNVV